In the Candidatus Peregrinibacteria bacterium genome, GTCGTACAGATCGATAGGATTACAGCTGGGAAGGGGTCATACGGTGATCAAGAGAGAAGTGGAAAGAAATACTGGGGATTACCTTCCATACGAAGCACAGAAAGCACAAA is a window encoding:
- a CDS encoding helix-turn-helix domain-containing protein; translated protein: MKQVRKPISFKERVEIERMLEKKKSYRSIGLQLGRGHTVIKREVERNTGDYLPYEAQKAQ